A window of the Microtus pennsylvanicus isolate mMicPen1 chromosome 4, mMicPen1.hap1, whole genome shotgun sequence genome harbors these coding sequences:
- the LOC142848673 gene encoding tubulin-specific chaperone A, which yields MADPRVRQIKIKTGVVKRLVKEKVMYEKEAKQQEEKIEKMKAEDGENYAIKKQAEILQESRMMIPDCQRRLEAAYTDLQQILESEKDLEEAEEYKEARVVLDSVKLEA from the coding sequence ATGGCCGATCCTCGCGTGAGACAGATCAAGATCAAGACAGGCGTGGTGAAGCGATTGGTCAAAGAAAAAGTGATGtatgagaaagaagcaaagcagcaagaagaaaagattgaaaaaatgaaggctgaagatggTGAGAACTACGCCATTAAGAAGCAGGCAGAAATCCTTCAAGAGTCCCGGATGATGATCCCAGATTGCCAGCGCCGGTTAGAGGCTGCATATACCGATCTTCAGCAGATACTAGAAAGTGAAAAAGATTTGGAAGAAGCTGAGGAGTATAAAGAAGCACGTGTAGTTCTGGATTCAGTGAAGTTAGAAGCCTGA